The following are from one region of the Natronosporangium hydrolyticum genome:
- a CDS encoding epoxide hydrolase family protein, which yields MQPFRLDVPSDVLDDLHRRLAATLLPLQTPGDDWSRGIPPHVLGELLTHWRERYDWRAREAALNGYEQFTVDLDGCRVHVLWRRGSAPGRLPVVLTHGWPYTFAEMLPTLDAIDGELDVVVPSLPGYAYSEVLPVPFAASAVAHRWQALMTEVLGYDRYLTYGEDVGAGVSDWLAGAYPQSVAGIVASHPSFSARSQEGVTLTDEEEAFYASLQGPAESGYAHQQGTRPDTLAAALTDSPAGLLAWIGEKFAAWSDGDRLERVNSDDLITTTMLYWVTRSIGTSFRAYCDPSDGDEHPLITVPASIIVQTHEAGYPRSLAEKSYLDIRAFTRLTRGGHFTAFEAPGEVADAILTLERQANPL from the coding sequence ATGCAACCGTTCCGGCTCGACGTGCCCTCCGACGTCCTCGATGACCTGCACCGCCGGCTCGCGGCGACGCTGTTGCCGCTGCAGACCCCGGGCGACGACTGGTCTCGGGGGATACCCCCACACGTGCTGGGCGAGCTCTTGACGCATTGGCGGGAGCGGTACGACTGGCGGGCCCGGGAGGCGGCGCTCAACGGTTACGAGCAGTTCACCGTCGACCTCGACGGCTGCCGGGTGCACGTACTGTGGCGTCGCGGCTCCGCGCCGGGCCGGCTGCCGGTGGTGCTGACCCACGGCTGGCCGTACACATTCGCGGAGATGCTCCCGACTCTCGACGCGATCGACGGCGAGCTCGACGTGGTGGTGCCCTCGCTGCCCGGCTACGCGTACTCCGAGGTCTTGCCGGTGCCGTTCGCCGCCTCCGCGGTGGCGCACCGGTGGCAGGCGCTCATGACCGAGGTGCTCGGCTACGACCGCTACCTCACCTACGGAGAGGATGTCGGCGCCGGGGTGAGCGACTGGCTCGCCGGAGCCTATCCGCAGTCGGTCGCCGGCATCGTCGCCTCGCACCCCTCGTTCTCCGCCCGGAGCCAGGAGGGGGTCACGCTCACCGACGAGGAGGAGGCCTTCTACGCCTCGTTGCAGGGTCCGGCGGAGAGCGGGTACGCCCACCAGCAGGGCACCCGCCCGGACACCCTCGCCGCCGCGCTCACCGACTCACCGGCCGGGCTGCTCGCCTGGATCGGCGAGAAGTTCGCGGCCTGGAGCGACGGTGACCGACTTGAGAGGGTCAACTCCGACGACCTGATCACCACCACGATGCTGTACTGGGTCACCCGCTCGATCGGCACCAGCTTCCGGGCCTACTGCGACCCCTCCGACGGAGACGAGCACCCGCTCATCACCGTCCCGGCCTCGATCATCGTGCAGACCCACGAAGCGGGCTACCCTCGTTCGCTGGCGGAGAAGAGCTACCTCGACATCCGGGCATTCACTCGGCTCACGCGGGGCGGACACTTCACCGCCTTCGAAGCGCCGGGCGAGGTCGCCGACGCAATCCTCACCCTTGAGCGGCAGGCGAACCCCTTGTGA
- a CDS encoding GNAT family N-acetyltransferase has protein sequence MIVRKAGGADVAALAELRGIEPDKLAAYADWVAAHAETHLPFVAEIDGNVVGSAWLLLAERVPSNDSLERWYGDVQSVMVREEYRNNGVGRALMAAILAEARARRLQHVTVHSGRRAVDFYLRTGFSHHRQLLHWEPDS, from the coding sequence ATGATCGTACGGAAGGCCGGCGGGGCGGACGTCGCTGCGCTCGCGGAGCTGCGGGGCATCGAACCGGACAAGCTCGCGGCATACGCCGATTGGGTCGCTGCCCACGCGGAGACGCATCTCCCGTTCGTCGCCGAAATCGATGGCAATGTGGTCGGCTCCGCCTGGTTACTGCTCGCGGAACGCGTGCCGAGTAACGATTCGCTGGAGCGGTGGTACGGCGACGTCCAGTCCGTCATGGTCCGGGAGGAGTACCGCAACAACGGCGTCGGTCGTGCACTGATGGCCGCGATCCTGGCCGAGGCTCGCGCCCGACGCCTGCAGCACGTGACCGTCCACTCCGGTCGGCGCGCGGTCGACTTCTACCTTCGCACCGGGTTCAGCCACCACCGCCAGCTCCTCCACTGGGAGCCGGACTCGTAG
- a CDS encoding type II toxin-antitoxin system RelE family toxin gives MQTPHRVGKQLLLPPYAGTWSARRGAYRVLYEIDDQRSVVTVTAVEYRGDVYRSR, from the coding sequence CTGCAAACCCCTCACCGGGTCGGCAAGCAACTGCTCCTCCCGCCGTACGCGGGAACCTGGTCCGCCCGGCGTGGCGCGTACCGGGTCCTGTACGAGATCGACGATCAGCGGAGCGTAGTCACAGTTACCGCGGTCGAGTACCGCGGCGACGTGTATCGGTCCCGTTAA
- a CDS encoding type II toxin-antitoxin system Phd/YefM family antitoxin, whose protein sequence is MTVMPFTDARNRLSELIEEVERTHERVEITRHGHPVAVLISPDDLAALEETLDVLSSPEAMQQLAESRAAIATGDVLDADQLASLMAQRNEPPTDQ, encoded by the coding sequence ATGACGGTCATGCCCTTCACCGACGCCCGCAACCGGCTCTCGGAGCTGATCGAGGAAGTCGAACGCACCCACGAGCGGGTCGAGATCACCCGGCACGGGCATCCGGTCGCCGTCCTCATCTCCCCCGACGACCTGGCCGCCCTCGAGGAGACCCTCGACGTGCTCTCCAGCCCCGAGGCCATGCAACAACTCGCCGAATCCCGAGCCGCCATCGCCACTGGCGACGTGTTGGACGCTGATCAGCTCGCCTCGCTCATGGCCCAGCGCAACGAGCCACCAACCGACCAGTGA
- a CDS encoding tyrosine-type recombinase/integrase, protein MTRAAAVTETRAAAVLAEYERALAGAPLAAHTSRAYRSRVATYLRWLQTVDAPEDPLGTPAGRDHAVRAYQQWLRTRQAQPTTVNAVLTALDHFYRQLRLGPAATGREELPASVRRALPPEAQQQFLATADAHGSPRDRAIAYTLLLTGVRVAELVALDLPDIQLADGGRLVVGRPGSPGHREVPVGRPGQPVLRAWLVERPRWSGSDDSGAVFLNRRGGRLSTRSVDELIARLGRLAGVADAAHPLTPQGLRRTFGAGLLATGADLAVVAARLGHRRLDTTRRLLADV, encoded by the coding sequence GTGACCAGAGCCGCCGCGGTCACTGAGACCCGCGCCGCCGCGGTGCTAGCGGAGTATGAACGGGCGCTCGCCGGAGCGCCCCTGGCCGCCCATACCAGCAGGGCGTACCGCTCCCGGGTCGCCACCTACCTGCGCTGGCTCCAGACGGTAGACGCCCCGGAGGACCCGCTCGGCACGCCCGCCGGCCGGGACCACGCCGTCCGCGCCTACCAACAGTGGCTGCGGACCCGCCAGGCCCAGCCGACCACAGTGAACGCCGTACTGACCGCGCTGGACCACTTCTACCGGCAGCTGCGACTGGGCCCGGCCGCCACCGGCCGCGAGGAGCTGCCCGCCTCGGTGCGCCGGGCGCTCCCGCCTGAGGCACAGCAACAGTTCCTGGCTACGGCTGACGCGCACGGCTCCCCCCGGGACCGCGCGATCGCCTACACGCTGCTGCTCACCGGCGTACGCGTGGCCGAGCTGGTCGCCCTCGACCTGCCCGACATCCAACTCGCCGACGGCGGCCGCCTGGTCGTAGGTCGTCCGGGCTCGCCAGGGCATCGGGAGGTCCCGGTGGGCCGGCCCGGACAGCCGGTGCTGCGCGCCTGGCTCGTCGAGCGGCCCCGCTGGTCCGGTTCGGACGACTCCGGCGCGGTCTTCCTGAATCGGCGCGGCGGCCGACTCTCGACCCGGTCAGTGGATGAGCTGATAGCCCGGCTCGGCCGGCTGGCAGGGGTCGCCGACGCCGCGCATCCGCTCACCCCGCAGGGGTTGCGCCGGACCTTCGGTGCTGGCCTGCTGGCGACCGGTGCTGATCTGGCCGTCGTGGCCGCCCGACTCGGACACCGGCGGCTGGACACCACCAGACGACTACTCGCAGATGTCTAA